One region of Streptomyces capillispiralis genomic DNA includes:
- a CDS encoding hemerythrin domain-containing protein has translation MGHGGNVIDELVTDHREVEELFGKIEALPPGHKDRKVYADQATIELVRHSVAEEAYLYPAVREHVREGDALADHELEDHARAERTMKDLERCDAGDPEFDRLVGSLMSEIREHIADEEQNLFPLLRASCSTDTLDQLGDKVRQAKKTAPTRPHPAAPDKPPANKLLAPGAGMVDRLRDALSGRGKLG, from the coding sequence ATGGGACACGGAGGCAACGTCATCGACGAGCTGGTGACCGATCACCGGGAAGTCGAGGAACTCTTCGGCAAGATCGAGGCACTGCCGCCCGGCCACAAGGACCGCAAGGTGTACGCCGACCAGGCCACCATCGAACTGGTCCGGCACTCGGTGGCCGAGGAGGCCTACCTGTACCCGGCCGTGCGCGAGCACGTGCGGGAGGGGGACGCCCTGGCCGACCATGAGCTCGAGGACCACGCACGGGCCGAGCGGACGATGAAGGACCTCGAACGCTGTGACGCGGGCGACCCCGAGTTCGACCGGCTCGTCGGCTCGCTGATGAGCGAGATCCGCGAGCACATCGCCGACGAGGAGCAGAACCTGTTCCCGCTGCTGCGCGCGTCCTGCTCCACGGACACGCTCGACCAGCTCGGCGACAAGGTCCGGCAGGCGAAGAAGACGGCCCCCACCCGGCCGCACCCGGCAGCCCCGGACAAGCCCCCGGCGAACAAGCTGCTGGCCCCGGGCGCCGGGATGGTCGACCGGCTCCGTGACGCGCTGAGCGGGCGCGGCAAGCTCGGCTGA
- the rfaE2 gene encoding D-glycero-beta-D-manno-heptose 1-phosphate adenylyltransferase, which yields MTGPKPLVVVGDVLLDEDIEGVATRLAPDAPAPVVDVTGDRRHPGGAGLAAALAARGGRDVVLVTALGDDPASEAVRRELSGRIRLLELPLHGTLPVKTRVLAGGRPVVRIDRGGGTPGEPDDAVREALAGAHAVLVADYGRHTAGAVRAPLEDAARHTPLVWDPHPKGDPPVPGARIVTPNAAEAVALCAGAPGAPPDGSAPEGSSLGAFAVRGARLAERWRAAGVAVTLGERGVLLTRPGGGTPMLIPAPFRADGDPCGAGDCFAATTVAALADGLLPEEALQRAVAEAAAFVAAGGAGNPDLWHTPAVPGPARSPAADAFELAEAVRARGGTVVATGGCFDLVHAGHVGLLESARRIGDCLIVCLNSDASVTRRKGPGRPLTPAADRARVLAALGSVDAVVVFEEDTPEAVLGRLRPDVWVKGGDYSVQALPEAEVLRTWGGQAVVLPYLDGRSTTLLARRAARAAAVALKSPEG from the coding sequence ATGACCGGACCGAAGCCGCTCGTGGTGGTGGGCGACGTACTGCTCGACGAGGACATCGAGGGGGTGGCCACGCGGCTGGCGCCGGACGCGCCCGCCCCGGTCGTCGACGTCACCGGTGACCGCCGGCACCCGGGCGGGGCCGGGCTGGCCGCGGCGCTCGCGGCCCGCGGCGGCCGGGACGTGGTCCTGGTGACCGCGCTCGGCGACGACCCGGCCAGTGAGGCCGTGCGCAGGGAGCTCAGCGGCCGGATCCGGCTGCTGGAGCTGCCGCTGCACGGCACGCTGCCGGTGAAGACGCGGGTGCTGGCGGGCGGGCGGCCGGTGGTGCGCATCGACCGGGGCGGCGGGACGCCCGGCGAACCGGACGACGCGGTGCGCGAGGCGCTCGCGGGCGCGCACGCCGTCCTGGTCGCGGACTACGGGCGGCACACGGCCGGGGCCGTCCGCGCCCCTCTGGAGGACGCGGCGCGCCACACCCCGCTGGTGTGGGACCCGCACCCCAAGGGCGACCCGCCGGTGCCGGGGGCGCGCATCGTCACGCCCAACGCCGCCGAGGCGGTCGCCCTGTGCGCCGGTGCGCCGGGGGCCCCGCCGGACGGTTCCGCGCCGGAGGGCTCCTCGCTGGGCGCCTTCGCCGTGCGCGGCGCCCGGCTGGCGGAGCGCTGGCGGGCGGCGGGCGTCGCCGTGACGCTCGGCGAGCGCGGGGTGCTGCTGACCCGGCCGGGAGGGGGTACGCCGATGCTGATCCCGGCGCCGTTCCGGGCGGACGGCGATCCGTGCGGCGCCGGGGACTGCTTCGCCGCGACGACCGTCGCGGCGCTGGCCGACGGGCTGCTGCCGGAGGAGGCCCTGCAGCGGGCGGTCGCCGAGGCCGCCGCGTTCGTCGCGGCGGGCGGGGCGGGGAACCCGGACCTGTGGCACACGCCGGCCGTTCCCGGCCCCGCGCGGAGCCCGGCGGCCGACGCGTTCGAGCTGGCGGAGGCCGTGCGGGCCCGCGGCGGCACGGTGGTCGCCACCGGCGGCTGCTTCGACCTGGTGCACGCCGGGCACGTCGGTCTGCTGGAGAGCGCCCGGCGGATCGGCGACTGTCTGATCGTGTGCCTCAACTCCGACGCCTCCGTCACCCGCCGCAAGGGCCCGGGCCGCCCGCTCACCCCGGCGGCGGACCGGGCCAGGGTGCTGGCCGCGCTGGGCAGCGTGGACGCGGTCGTGGTCTTCGAGGAGGACACGCCCGAGGCGGTGCTGGGCCGGCTGCGGCCCGATGTGTGGGTCAAGGGCGGCGACTACTCCGTGCAGGCGCTGCCGGAGGCGGAGGTGCTGCGGACGTGGGGCGGTCAGGCGGTGGTCCTGCCGTACCTGGACGGCCGCTCCACGACGCTGCTGGCGCGGCGGGCGGCTCGGGCGGCGGCGGTCGCCCTGAAGTCGCCGGAGGGGTGA
- a CDS encoding DoxX family protein produces the protein MSLLRVLGRPMLASMFVAGGLDSFRNPEAVAPVAEPVVKPVTERVAALPDRTEDAVRLSGAVQLVGGLLLATGRLSRPAALAIAATLVPTTLAAHRFWEEEDPDQRTQQRIHFLKNLSMLGGLLIAADDTGAAPSLLWRSRHAAHDLKRDAHLVHQSVRAGARPAAAAGRIRGVLPG, from the coding sequence ATGAGTCTGTTGCGCGTCCTCGGCCGTCCGATGCTCGCCTCGATGTTCGTCGCGGGCGGCCTCGATTCCTTCCGCAACCCCGAGGCCGTCGCGCCCGTCGCCGAGCCCGTCGTCAAGCCCGTCACCGAGCGGGTCGCGGCGCTGCCGGACCGCACCGAGGACGCCGTACGCCTCAGCGGCGCCGTCCAGCTCGTCGGCGGTCTGCTGCTGGCCACCGGACGGCTGTCCCGCCCGGCCGCGCTCGCGATCGCCGCCACCCTGGTGCCCACCACGCTGGCCGCGCACCGCTTCTGGGAGGAGGAGGACCCCGACCAGCGCACCCAGCAGCGCATCCACTTCCTGAAGAACCTCTCCATGCTCGGCGGCCTGCTGATCGCCGCCGACGACACCGGCGCCGCGCCGTCGCTGCTGTGGCGGAGCCGGCACGCCGCCCACGACCTCAAGCGCGACGCCCACCTCGTCCACCAGTCCGTGCGGGCCGGTGCCCGCCCCGCCGCCGCGGCCGGCCGCATCCGGGGCGTGCTGCCCGGGTGA
- a CDS encoding glycosyltransferase: MTPSLGPLPAGPLGGDGAAPGVLDIALVSEHASPLAALGGVDAGGQNVHVAALAGALADRGHRVTVHTRRDAPDLPDRVVLREGVEVHHVPAGPPEPVPKDLLLPYMDEFGRGLARAWRARTPDVVHSHYWMSGLASLSAARELGLPLLHTFHALGTVKRRHQRLADTSPPERIGCETEVGRCCDRVIATCRDEVAELARMGVPAYRIGVVPCGVDTERFTPVGPVAPGGPYRHRLVQLGRLVPRKGAAVSVAALARLPGTELVLVGGPPADRLDDDPEVRRLRGVARDAGVADRVRFTGGVGVGRVPALLRSADVVLCPADYEPFGIVPLEAMACGRPVVASAVGGQLDTVADPGTGRLVPPGDPEALARAVAGLLADPAARRACGAAGRRRVLSRYGWPRIAAATEAAYCEVLDAAPAATGTG, encoded by the coding sequence ATGACCCCGAGCCTCGGTCCCCTGCCCGCCGGCCCGCTCGGCGGCGACGGCGCCGCCCCGGGCGTGCTGGACATCGCGCTGGTCTCCGAGCACGCGAGCCCGCTCGCCGCACTCGGCGGGGTGGACGCCGGCGGTCAGAACGTCCACGTCGCCGCCCTGGCCGGGGCGCTCGCCGACCGCGGCCACCGCGTCACCGTGCACACCCGCCGCGACGCGCCCGACCTGCCCGACCGGGTGGTCCTGCGCGAAGGGGTGGAGGTGCACCACGTGCCGGCGGGTCCGCCGGAACCGGTACCGAAGGACCTGCTGCTGCCGTACATGGACGAGTTCGGGCGCGGGCTGGCCCGGGCGTGGCGGGCGCGCACCCCGGACGTGGTCCACTCGCACTACTGGATGTCGGGCCTGGCCTCGCTGTCGGCGGCCCGGGAGCTGGGGCTGCCGCTGCTGCACACCTTCCACGCGCTGGGCACGGTGAAGCGCCGGCACCAGCGGCTCGCCGACACCAGTCCGCCGGAGCGGATCGGCTGCGAGACCGAGGTGGGGCGGTGCTGCGACCGTGTCATCGCCACCTGCCGGGACGAGGTCGCAGAGCTGGCCCGGATGGGGGTGCCGGCGTACCGGATCGGTGTCGTGCCGTGCGGTGTGGACACGGAGCGGTTCACGCCGGTGGGACCTGTCGCGCCGGGCGGCCCGTACCGGCACCGGCTGGTGCAGCTGGGGCGGCTGGTGCCGCGCAAGGGCGCCGCGGTGTCGGTGGCCGCGCTGGCCCGGCTGCCCGGCACCGAGCTGGTGCTGGTCGGCGGGCCGCCCGCCGACCGCCTCGACGACGACCCGGAGGTGCGTCGGCTGCGCGGTGTCGCGCGGGACGCCGGGGTCGCCGACCGGGTCCGGTTCACCGGCGGGGTGGGCGTCGGCCGGGTGCCGGCGCTGCTGCGCTCCGCCGACGTGGTGCTGTGCCCCGCCGACTACGAGCCCTTCGGGATCGTCCCGCTGGAGGCCATGGCCTGCGGCCGTCCGGTGGTGGCCAGCGCGGTCGGCGGCCAGCTCGACACGGTCGCCGACCCGGGCACGGGCCGGCTGGTGCCGCCGGGCGACCCGGAGGCGCTGGCCCGGGCGGTGGCCGGACTGCTCGCCGATCCGGCGGCCCGCCGGGCGTGCGGGGCGGCCGGCCGCCGCCGCGTGCTCAGCCGCTACGGCTGGCCGCGGATCGCCGCGGCCACCGAGGCGGCCTACTGCGAGGTCCTCGACGCGGCGCCCGCCGCGACCGGGACCGGCTGA
- a CDS encoding glycosyltransferase, with the protein MNILLWHVHGSWTTAFVQGPHTYVVPVTPDRGPDGLGRARTFSWPASVREATPEQLRRTPVDLVVLQRPHEAALAERWLGGRRPGRDVPAVYLEHNAPDGDVPDTRHPFADRADLTIVHVTHFNRLFWDCGGTRTEVIEHGIVDPGHRYTGRLDRAAVVVNEPLRRGRYTGTDLLPALAGAVPLDVFGMGTDGLAARLGLPPDRCRTADLPQRELHAALADRRMYLHPVRWTSLGLSLLEAMHLGMPVLALATTEVVEAVPGGAGTVSNRPDVLARAARRYRADPAAAAADGARARQAALERYGLKRFLDDWERLITEVCS; encoded by the coding sequence ATGAACATCCTGCTGTGGCACGTGCACGGCTCCTGGACGACGGCGTTCGTCCAGGGCCCGCACACCTACGTCGTCCCCGTGACCCCGGACCGCGGCCCGGACGGCCTCGGACGCGCCCGCACCTTCTCCTGGCCCGCGTCGGTGCGCGAGGCGACGCCGGAGCAGCTGCGGCGGACACCGGTCGACCTGGTCGTCCTGCAGCGGCCGCACGAGGCCGCCCTCGCGGAGCGCTGGCTCGGCGGCCGTCGCCCCGGCCGGGACGTACCGGCCGTGTACCTCGAACACAACGCGCCGGACGGCGACGTACCGGACACCCGGCACCCGTTCGCCGACCGCGCCGATCTGACGATCGTGCACGTCACCCACTTCAACCGGCTGTTCTGGGACTGCGGCGGCACCCGTACCGAGGTGATCGAGCACGGCATCGTCGACCCGGGCCACCGGTACACCGGCCGGCTGGACCGGGCCGCCGTCGTCGTCAACGAGCCGCTGCGGCGCGGCCGGTACACCGGTACGGACCTGCTGCCCGCGCTCGCCGGGGCGGTGCCGCTGGACGTGTTCGGGATGGGCACCGACGGCCTGGCCGCCCGGCTGGGGCTGCCGCCGGACCGGTGCCGCACGGCCGACCTGCCGCAGCGCGAGCTGCACGCCGCCCTGGCCGACCGGCGGATGTACCTGCACCCGGTGCGGTGGACCTCCCTCGGGCTGTCCCTGCTGGAGGCGATGCACCTGGGCATGCCGGTGCTGGCCCTGGCGACCACGGAGGTGGTGGAGGCGGTGCCGGGCGGTGCGGGCACCGTGTCCAACCGGCCGGACGTCCTCGCCCGGGCCGCCCGCCGCTACCGGGCGGATCCCGCGGCGGCCGCCGCGGACGGCGCACGGGCCCGGCAGGCCGCCCTCGAACGGTACGGGCTCAAACGGTTCCTGGACGACTGGGAACGCCTGATCACGGAGGTGTGCTCATGA
- a CDS encoding MFS transporter, producing MRWWSVANFVSNAGTWMQLTVQNLLVLQITGSAAATGLSMSVQAAPALLMSVLGGAAVDRWPRKVTAAVSQALLAAIAFTTAVLVALDRLDLTSLMVLAAVTGVVATVDNPACALLGNDLVPAEDVPSAIGVGALVFNAGRLAGAALAGVTVGFLGTSAAYFANGFSFLFVTAVIPFLRPAAGAVRHVTGGGERPARDMSVREGLAFFARRPRLLALAGVTGISAVFGRNYGLTLAVLVTGPLAGGAGAFGTVSTVLAVGGILGAVLGARLRRPSVRLVGALAAAGALLQVVAGMSPSLAVLLVLVLPMAVVESVSDTAGTAVLQTDPPAHLRGRVLGVWGSIGTVWGLGGPPALGLLMELAGPRGALITGGLIIAGSIGAGHLLRSRRTPAPVLLRTPDADPTGHPALETAA from the coding sequence ATGCGCTGGTGGTCCGTAGCGAACTTCGTGTCCAACGCCGGCACGTGGATGCAGCTCACCGTGCAGAACCTGCTGGTGTTGCAGATCACCGGGTCCGCCGCCGCCACCGGTCTGTCCATGTCGGTGCAGGCCGCCCCGGCCCTGCTCATGAGCGTCCTCGGCGGCGCGGCGGTCGACCGCTGGCCGCGGAAGGTGACGGCCGCCGTCAGCCAGGCACTGCTGGCCGCGATCGCGTTCACCACGGCCGTCCTGGTGGCACTGGACCGGCTCGACCTGACGTCGCTGATGGTGCTGGCCGCCGTGACCGGTGTCGTGGCCACCGTCGACAACCCGGCCTGCGCGCTGCTGGGCAACGACCTCGTCCCCGCCGAGGACGTGCCCTCCGCCATCGGCGTGGGCGCGCTGGTGTTCAACGCGGGCCGGCTCGCGGGCGCCGCGCTCGCCGGGGTGACGGTCGGCTTCCTCGGCACCTCCGCGGCCTACTTCGCCAACGGGTTCTCCTTCCTCTTCGTGACCGCGGTCATCCCGTTCCTGCGCCCGGCCGCGGGCGCGGTCCGCCACGTCACCGGCGGCGGCGAGCGCCCGGCGCGCGACATGAGCGTCCGCGAGGGACTGGCCTTCTTCGCCCGCCGGCCCCGGCTGCTCGCACTCGCCGGGGTCACCGGCATCAGCGCCGTCTTCGGCCGCAACTACGGGCTCACCCTCGCGGTGCTGGTCACCGGGCCGCTCGCGGGCGGCGCGGGCGCGTTCGGCACGGTGTCCACCGTCCTCGCCGTCGGGGGGATCCTCGGCGCGGTGCTCGGCGCGCGGCTGCGCAGGCCGTCCGTACGGCTCGTCGGCGCCCTCGCGGCGGCGGGTGCCCTGCTGCAGGTGGTGGCGGGGATGTCGCCGTCGCTGGCCGTGCTGCTGGTGCTGGTCCTGCCCATGGCCGTCGTCGAGTCCGTCTCCGACACCGCCGGAACGGCCGTCCTGCAGACCGACCCGCCCGCCCACCTGCGCGGACGCGTGCTCGGCGTCTGGGGCAGCATCGGCACCGTGTGGGGCCTCGGCGGCCCGCCCGCCCTCGGCCTCCTGATGGAGCTGGCCGGACCGCGCGGCGCCCTGATCACCGGCGGTCTGATCATCGCCGGCTCGATCGGCGCGGGCCACCTCCTGCGCTCCCGCCGGACCCCGGCCCCGGTGCTCCTGCGCACCCCGGACGCCGACCCGACCGGCCACCCCGCCCTGGAGACAGCGGCCTGA
- a CDS encoding D-sedoheptulose-7-phosphate isomerase — MNEHPALDAAQLHCRSLQEALDRFRRHGLPRIADWGDRLASVLSDGGRLLAAGNGGSAAQAQHLTAELVGRYRRERRAYSALALHAETSSVTAIGNDYGFDHVYARQVDAHGRAGDVLMLLSTSGRSANLIAAAVAARRSGLRVWALTGPGPNPLAEAAHEALCVEAGSTATVQETHLVAVHLLCECFDAAVAPVAGRAAAVPGRVT; from the coding sequence ATGAACGAACACCCCGCGCTCGACGCCGCGCAGCTGCACTGCCGGTCCCTCCAGGAGGCCCTCGACCGGTTCCGCCGGCACGGACTGCCCCGGATCGCCGACTGGGGCGACCGGCTGGCCTCCGTGCTCTCCGACGGCGGACGGCTGCTGGCCGCCGGGAACGGCGGCAGCGCCGCCCAGGCCCAGCACCTGACCGCCGAACTGGTCGGCCGCTACCGCCGGGAGCGGCGCGCCTATTCGGCGCTCGCCCTGCACGCGGAGACCTCCAGCGTCACCGCCATCGGCAACGACTACGGATTCGACCACGTCTACGCCCGCCAGGTGGACGCCCACGGGCGCGCCGGGGACGTCCTGATGCTGCTGTCCACCTCGGGCCGCAGCGCCAATCTGATCGCGGCGGCGGTGGCGGCCAGACGGTCGGGGCTGAGGGTGTGGGCGCTGACCGGCCCCGGCCCGAACCCGCTGGCGGAAGCCGCCCACGAGGCGCTGTGCGTGGAGGCGGGCAGCACCGCGACCGTCCAGGAGACGCACCTCGTCGCCGTGCACCTGCTCTGCGAGTGTTTCGACGCCGCCGTGGCTCCCGTCGCGGGGCGTGCGGCGGCCGTACCCGGGAGGGTGACATGA
- a CDS encoding fructosamine kinase family protein, which translates to MTFPPGPAAPDGDGPEAVAARFTGRTVAGVRPLSGSLAEVTLDDGRVVVVKRTEGVEAARAEAAGLRWLAAAGTVRVPAVHGHDARRLVVDRVAQGPPGRDAAVRFGRDLAALHAAGAPAFGAPPPGGPVEAYIGLAPMRNVTGDDWPGWYAEHRVLPYLRRAVDDGTVRAGEAGVVERVCERLPELAGPAEPPARLHGDLWNGNVLWGADGHVRLIDPAAHGGHRETDLAMLALFGCPHPDAVLDGYRQVAPLADGWQERVGVHQLFPLLVHAVLFGRGYAEQALAVARSAAAG; encoded by the coding sequence ATGACCTTTCCGCCCGGTCCGGCGGCGCCGGACGGTGACGGGCCGGAGGCCGTGGCCGCCCGGTTCACCGGACGTACGGTCGCCGGGGTGCGCCCGCTGTCCGGTTCGCTCGCCGAGGTGACCCTCGACGACGGCCGGGTGGTGGTCGTGAAGCGGACCGAGGGCGTGGAGGCGGCCCGCGCCGAGGCGGCCGGGCTGCGCTGGCTGGCCGCGGCGGGGACGGTGCGGGTACCGGCGGTGCACGGACACGACGCGCGGCGGCTGGTCGTCGACCGGGTGGCGCAGGGCCCGCCGGGGCGGGACGCCGCCGTCCGGTTCGGCCGTGACCTGGCCGCCCTGCACGCGGCCGGCGCGCCCGCCTTCGGGGCGCCGCCGCCGGGCGGTCCGGTGGAGGCGTACATCGGGCTCGCCCCGATGCGCAACGTCACCGGCGACGACTGGCCCGGCTGGTACGCCGAGCACCGGGTGCTGCCGTATCTGCGCCGGGCCGTCGACGACGGCACCGTACGGGCCGGTGAGGCGGGCGTCGTGGAGCGGGTCTGCGAGCGGCTGCCGGAGCTGGCGGGGCCGGCCGAGCCGCCCGCGCGGCTGCACGGCGACCTGTGGAACGGCAATGTGCTGTGGGGCGCCGACGGGCACGTCCGGCTGATCGACCCGGCGGCGCACGGCGGGCACCGGGAGACCGACCTCGCGATGCTCGCCCTCTTCGGCTGTCCCCATCCGGACGCGGTGCTGGACGGCTACCGGCAGGTGGCGCCGCTCGCCGACGGGTGGCAGGAACGCGTCGGCGTGCACCAGCTGTTTCCGCTGCTGGTGCACGCCGTACTGTTCGGGCGCGGTTACGCCGAGCAGGCCCTCGCGGTGGCGCGGTCGGCCGCGGCCGGGTGA
- a CDS encoding catalase, with amino-acid sequence MTDVSSRGPAPGDDRKVLTNRQGHPVYDNQNQRTVGARGPATLENYQFLEKISHFDRERIPERVVHARGVTAYGYFEAYGKWGDEPISRYTRAKLFQERGKRTDLAVRFSTVIGGRDSSEAARDPRGFAVKFYTEDGNWDLVGNNLGVFFIRDAIKFPDVIHALKPDPVTFEQQPRRIFDFMSQTPESMHMLVNLFSPRGIPADYRHMQGFGVNTYKWVNAEGDTKLVKYHWMPKQGVRSMTEEDAANVQAQGLGHATKDLYEAVARGEYPEWELLVQMMDDHDHPELDFDPLDDTKTWPEQDFPPQPVGRMVLDRMPDNFFAENEQISFGTGVLVDGLDFSDDKMLVGRTFSYSDTQRHRVGPNYLQLPVNRAKHADVRTNQRDGQMTYHVDAAGENPAVNYEPSITGGLREGQYPTHDEQGPEIRGRLTRKRIPRTNDYLQAGQRYLLMEDWERDDLVKNFVGLISQCDRAVQERMVWHFLLVENDLGRRVGEGLGIMPEDVAHLDPLAGQDLTDEDRKRLANLGDNPPRDVEGLTMTHCVPDERHVVTR; translated from the coding sequence ATGACGGACGTTTCGAGCCGGGGCCCCGCTCCGGGCGACGACCGCAAGGTACTCACCAACCGACAGGGCCACCCGGTCTACGACAACCAGAACCAGCGCACCGTCGGCGCCCGGGGCCCGGCCACGCTGGAGAACTACCAGTTCCTGGAGAAGATCAGCCACTTCGACCGGGAGCGCATCCCCGAGCGCGTGGTGCACGCCCGCGGCGTCACCGCGTACGGCTACTTCGAGGCGTACGGGAAGTGGGGCGACGAGCCGATCTCGCGCTACACCCGCGCCAAGCTCTTCCAGGAGCGGGGCAAGCGCACCGACCTGGCCGTCCGCTTCTCCACCGTCATCGGCGGACGCGACTCCTCCGAGGCCGCCCGCGACCCCCGCGGTTTCGCCGTGAAGTTCTACACCGAGGACGGCAACTGGGACCTCGTCGGCAACAACCTGGGCGTCTTCTTCATCCGGGACGCGATCAAGTTCCCGGACGTCATCCACGCCCTCAAGCCCGACCCGGTCACCTTCGAACAGCAGCCGCGCCGCATCTTCGACTTCATGTCGCAGACCCCCGAGTCGATGCACATGCTGGTCAACCTGTTCAGCCCGCGCGGCATCCCGGCGGACTACCGCCACATGCAGGGCTTCGGCGTGAACACCTACAAGTGGGTCAACGCCGAGGGCGACACCAAGCTGGTCAAGTACCACTGGATGCCCAAGCAGGGCGTGCGCAGCATGACCGAGGAGGACGCGGCCAACGTCCAGGCCCAGGGGCTCGGCCACGCCACCAAGGACCTCTACGAGGCGGTGGCGCGCGGCGAGTACCCGGAGTGGGAACTGCTGGTCCAGATGATGGACGACCACGACCACCCGGAGCTGGACTTCGACCCGCTGGACGACACCAAGACCTGGCCCGAGCAGGACTTCCCGCCGCAGCCGGTGGGCCGCATGGTGCTCGACCGAATGCCGGACAACTTCTTCGCCGAGAACGAGCAGATCTCCTTCGGCACCGGCGTCCTCGTCGACGGACTGGACTTCTCCGACGACAAGATGCTCGTCGGCCGGACCTTCTCCTACAGCGACACCCAGCGCCACCGGGTCGGCCCGAACTACCTGCAACTGCCCGTCAACCGGGCCAAGCACGCGGACGTGCGCACCAACCAGCGCGACGGCCAGATGACGTACCACGTCGACGCCGCCGGCGAGAACCCGGCGGTGAACTACGAGCCGTCGATCACCGGCGGTCTGCGCGAGGGCCAGTACCCGACGCACGACGAGCAGGGCCCGGAGATCAGGGGCCGGCTGACCCGCAAGCGCATCCCGCGGACCAACGACTACCTCCAGGCCGGCCAGCGCTACCTGCTGATGGAGGACTGGGAGCGCGACGACCTGGTGAAGAACTTCGTCGGCCTGATCTCCCAGTGCGACCGGGCGGTCCAGGAGCGCATGGTGTGGCACTTCCTGCTGGTCGAGAACGACCTCGGCCGCCGGGTCGGCGAAGGCCTCGGCATCATGCCGGAGGACGTCGCCCACCTCGATCCCCTCGCCGGGCAGGACCTCACGGACGAGGACCGCAAGCGGCTGGCCAACCTCGGCGACAACCCGCCGCGCGACGTGGAGGGACTCACCATGACCCACTGCGTCCCCGACGAACGGCACGTGGTGACCCGGTGA
- a CDS encoding helix-turn-helix domain-containing protein produces MTGRNDGKRRPPTAAGEHPAWARELLDHLRPGGRDVRRVVDWLAGAAHAEVSLQDDAGTLLAGTRLPLDESLVAGLRSGRIASAAWEGEGHHLRLVRVGHPARACVLAVSREAPFDRHTADVVTHTAQVIELLLSAHETAAAGHRLRRATADLRLAILQLLMVEDTVAARRVAAGLWPGLLDADTACVYVVESTPGRREQLLEDCLDTTREEALVVRCPAMDGHVIVVSPREATADHLRSLVERHPDTYLGGSVWQSLARTATAYGQAVSALAVARFRADKTAVYAERTHPERLMDPAALRGWTAMVLRPLDALPHHTRAELLATTRLGLEFTAVNSAKILGVSRNTVRARMERVETMLGVDFGDVTARAVVHLALHTQINLLDGRAGTAPGAPARLADLLAGPAVGAWARELLGRLDGDPRNVRRTVRTWIAAGGNAERAAQSLGVHPQTVREHVRGAEPVLERQLLAAGTDLYEVVLAHLAVGDLEQPLLAGG; encoded by the coding sequence GTGACAGGCCGCAACGACGGAAAACGGCGGCCGCCGACGGCGGCCGGGGAGCACCCGGCGTGGGCGCGCGAACTGCTGGACCACCTGCGGCCGGGCGGGCGTGACGTCCGCAGGGTCGTCGACTGGCTGGCCGGCGCCGCGCACGCCGAGGTGTCGCTCCAGGACGACGCCGGCACGCTCCTCGCCGGAACCCGGCTGCCGCTGGACGAGTCCCTCGTGGCCGGCCTCCGCTCCGGCAGGATCGCCTCCGCCGCCTGGGAGGGGGAGGGGCACCACCTGCGCCTGGTGCGGGTGGGGCATCCCGCGCGGGCCTGCGTGCTGGCCGTCTCCCGCGAGGCCCCCTTCGACCGGCACACCGCCGACGTCGTCACGCACACCGCCCAGGTGATCGAACTCCTGCTGTCCGCCCATGAGACCGCCGCCGCCGGACACCGGCTGCGGCGGGCCACCGCCGATCTGCGGCTGGCCATCCTGCAACTGCTGATGGTCGAGGACACCGTCGCCGCCCGCCGGGTCGCCGCGGGCCTCTGGCCGGGCCTGCTGGACGCCGACACCGCGTGCGTCTACGTGGTCGAGTCCACGCCGGGCCGGCGCGAACAACTCCTGGAGGACTGCCTGGACACCACGCGGGAGGAGGCCCTCGTCGTACGGTGCCCGGCCATGGACGGCCACGTGATCGTCGTCAGCCCCCGCGAGGCCACCGCCGACCACCTGCGGTCCCTGGTCGAGCGGCACCCGGACACCTACCTCGGCGGCAGCGTCTGGCAGAGCCTCGCGCGCACCGCCACCGCCTACGGGCAGGCCGTCAGCGCCCTGGCGGTGGCCCGGTTCCGGGCGGACAAGACGGCCGTGTACGCCGAGCGCACCCACCCCGAGCGGCTGATGGACCCGGCGGCCCTGCGCGGCTGGACGGCCATGGTGCTGCGCCCGCTCGACGCGCTGCCGCACCACACCCGCGCCGAACTCCTCGCCACCACCCGCCTCGGTCTGGAGTTCACCGCCGTCAACTCCGCCAAGATCCTCGGCGTCAGCCGCAACACCGTGCGCGCCCGCATGGAACGCGTCGAGACCATGCTCGGCGTCGACTTCGGCGACGTCACCGCCCGCGCCGTCGTGCACCTGGCGCTCCACACCCAGATCAACCTGCTGGACGGCCGGGCGGGCACCGCTCCGGGGGCGCCCGCCCGCCTCGCCGACCTGCTGGCCGGCCCCGCCGTCGGCGCGTGGGCGCGGGAACTGCTGGGCCGCCTGGACGGGGACCCCCGCAACGTGCGCCGCACGGTGCGCACCTGGATCGCCGCCGGCGGCAACGCCGAGCGGGCCGCGCAGAGCCTGGGCGTCCACCCCCAGACCGTGCGCGAGCACGTGCGCGGTGCCGAACCGGTGCTCGAACGCCAGCTGCTGGCCGCCGGGACCGACCTGTACGAGGTCGTCCTGGCGCACCTGGCGGTGGGCGACCTGGAGCAGCCGCTGCTCGCGGGCGGGTAA